A window from Drosophila subobscura isolate 14011-0131.10 chromosome O, UCBerk_Dsub_1.0, whole genome shotgun sequence encodes these proteins:
- the LOC117899391 gene encoding uncharacterized protein LOC117899391: protein MAFLIMSMLSILVVLAQGSQLPTVGQVSTVGSPHTSGFVSSGSGGIHAASQGHYRPVIGSAVPQPHRPVIGHGSVVSVPAGATRRVSGSRHQSALPVAATYPQASGTYQRLAAAPVIGSRPRQIVGSVLPVHQPQGAYGNAHQNRNHQQKPY from the coding sequence ATGGCATTCCTTATTATGAGTATGCTCAGTATCCTGGTCGTCTTGGCCCAAGGATCGCAACTTCCTACAGTTGGACAAGTATCAACCGTAGGATCTCCTCATACCTCAGGCTTCGTTTCATCTGGCTCTGGAGGTATCCATGCTGCTTCTCAAGGCCACTATCGGCCTGTCATTGGATCAGCTGTGCCCCAGCCTCATCGTCCTGTGATTGGCCATGGATCAGTTGTTTCAGTTCCTGCTGGTGCAACTCGTCGCGTGTCTGGATCTCGCCATCAAAGTGCTCTTCCCGTCGCTGCTACTTACCCACAGGCTTCTGGAACATACCAACGGCTTGCTGCAGCCCCAGTAATCGGTTCTCGCCCTCGTCAGATTGTGGGCTCAGTTTTACCTGTTCATCAGCCTCAGGGTGCATATGGAAATGCTCACCAGAATCGCAATCACCAACAGAAACCCTACTAA